The Podospora bellae-mahoneyi strain CBS 112042 chromosome 7, whole genome shotgun sequence genome includes a window with the following:
- a CDS encoding hypothetical protein (COG:U; EggNog:ENOG503NZ6A), translated as MAPPIEISIPTTSISTPPNGKPFTLYNITLRLPLRSLIVQKRYSEFEALHKNLHSLVGAYPPEPLPEKSWWRTSTANSPERTEERRAGLEKYLRAIAEPPDRRWRDTPVWRAFLGLPAGSSTQSGISLEGRIPAIGLREANLAAASDPGTWLDLHRELKTSLHEARVALGRRDGATENSARVEAGSAAKRALIKAGNLIGSLSDGLRVMKEDGGKLGEGELRRRRDLLAAARVERDGLDKLSSSFAVAGGGVAAGVAVGRHQGVASASERAALMGNNDGGPSSIGIVRTSTGRRVLGAPLPETERTRELDNEGVLQLQRDTMQEQDQEVEALAKIIRRQKEMGLAINDEVNRHIDMLDRLNDDVDVVGRKLGVAKDRVKRLDKASMDTITTTAPPLSEGAARNMQEIEQEDNSTNAVRQQQQQQPGGGIIDAVLLLIVRGVLAGVQGYAVLGWLMGKISAALVWTVELVLLLLVQPGGGNTNHHTG; from the exons ATGGCACCCCCCATCGAaatctccatccccaccacgtccatctccacccccccaaacgGCAAACCCTTCACCCTCTACAACatcaccctccgcctccccttGCGCTCCCTCATCGTCCAAAAGCGCTACTCGGAATTCGAAGCCCTCCACAAGAACCTCCACTCCCTCGTCGGCGCTTACCCCCCCGAGCCACTCCCCGAAAAGTCTTGGTGGCGCACCTCGACGGCGAACTCCCCTGAACGCACAGAAGAGAGGCGagcggggttggagaagtATCTTCGTGCCATTGCCGAACCGCCAGATAGACGGTGGAGGGATACTCCCGTCTGGAGGGCCTTTCTGGGACTTCCTGCGGGAAGCAGCACGCAGAGTGGGATTAGTCTCGAGGGACGGATCCCTGCTattgggttgagggaggcgaaTTTGGCTGCTGCTAGCGACCCGGGGACGTGGCTGGATTTACATCGGGAATTGAAGACTTCTCTTCACGAGGCGAGGGTTGCTTTGGGACGGAGGGATGGGGCGACGGAGAATAGTGCTAGGGTTGAGGCGGGGAGTGCGGCGAAGCGGGCGTTGATTAAGGCGGGGAATCTGATTGGGAGTTTGAGTGATGGGTTGAGGGTTatgaaggaggatggggggaagctgggggagggggagttgagaCGGAGACGGGAtttgttggcggcggcgagggtggagagggatgggcTAGATAAGCTGAGTAGTAgctttgctgttgctggtgggggggttgcggctggggtggcggtggggaggcaTCAGGGGGTTGCGAGTGCGAGTGAGAGGGCTGCGCTTATGGGAAATAATGATGGGGGGCCGAGCAGTATTGGGATTGTGAGGACGTCGACTGGACGGCGGGTGTTGGGTGCGCCGCTGCCAGAGAcggagaggacgagggagCTGGATAATGAGGGAGTACTTCAGCTACAGAGGGACACTATGCAGGAACAAGAccaggaggtggaggcgctGGCAAAAATTATCAGACGGCAAAAGGAGATGGGGCTGGCGATCAACGACGAGGTTAACCGCCATATTGACATGCTGGACCGTCTGAATGACGACGTGGACGTTGTGGGCAGGAAGCTGGGCGTGGCAAAGGATAGGGTCAAGAGACT TGACAAGGCTAGCAtggacaccatcaccactactGCTCCCCCGCTATCCGAGGGAGCTGCTCGCAATATGCAAGAGATTGAACAAGAGGACAACAGCACGAATGCGGTacgacagcaacagcaacaacaaccgggAGGTGGCATAATTGACGCCGTGCTTTTATTAATTGTTAGGGGGGTTTTGGCCGGCGTTCAGGGGTATGCCGTGCTTGGGTGGCTGATGGGGAAGATATCGGCTGCTTTGGTCTGGACGGTggagctggtgctgctgcttttgGTGCAGCCGGGTGGTGGCAATACGAATCATCATACTGGATGA